In one Polaribacter sp. ALD11 genomic region, the following are encoded:
- a CDS encoding GbsR/MarR family transcriptional regulator encodes MKEEICKEKMALVEKLGVHLENREHLAPVAARILSYIILTGKKGTTFEDMVTILCASKSTISTHLNHLQDLNKIVYFTKTGDRKKYFIINQGMVVQHINTMVNKWGEEREIHLELKKYKETINNNKIENENEKFDLSFHDDYIKFIDGATASVEELRTKLTNNTFDI; translated from the coding sequence ATGAAAGAAGAAATCTGCAAAGAAAAGATGGCTTTAGTTGAAAAACTAGGGGTCCATTTAGAGAACAGAGAACACTTAGCCCCTGTTGCTGCAAGAATTTTATCTTATATAATTCTTACAGGTAAAAAAGGAACTACGTTTGAAGACATGGTAACAATTCTTTGCGCTAGTAAAAGTACCATCTCTACACACTTAAATCATTTGCAAGATTTAAATAAAATTGTGTACTTCACAAAAACCGGAGATCGGAAAAAGTATTTTATTATTAATCAAGGTATGGTAGTTCAACACATAAATACCATGGTGAATAAATGGGGAGAAGAGCGTGAAATACATTTAGAATTAAAAAAATACAAAGAAACGATAAACAACAACAAAATTGAAAATGAAAATGAAAAATTCGATTTAAGTTTTCATGACGATTATATTAAGTTTATAGATGGCGCAACGGCTTCTGTAGAAGAATTAAGAACAAAACTAACTAACAATACATTTGATATTTAA
- the gdhA gene encoding NADP-specific glutamate dehydrogenase: protein MESKINAFMDYVKERNLNEPEFLQAVHEVAETVIPFIESNPKYQGKKLLERMVEPERTLLFRVPWVDDSGETQINRGYRVEFNSAIGPYKGGLRFHPSVNLSILKFLGFEQVFKNSLTTLPMGGGKGGSDFNPKGKTDREVMAFCQAFMSELFRHIGANTDVPAGDIGVGGREIGFMFGQYKKLRNEFVGVLTGKGASWGGSLIRPEATGYGDVYFAQNMLKANGDSFKGKTVAVSGSGNVAQYATEKATELGAKVVTMSDSSGYIYDEDGIDAEKLAFVMDIKNVRRGRINEYVEKYTNAKFFEGERPWGIKCDVALPCATQNELNGDEAKTLIENGCICVAEGANMPSTPEAVEVFQEAKILFAPGKASNAGGVAVSGLEMSQNSLRYNWEREEVDEKLNQIMNDIHTSCVAYGKETGGYVDYVKGANIAGFVKVADAMLDQGVV, encoded by the coding sequence ATGGAATCTAAAATAAATGCTTTCATGGATTACGTTAAGGAGCGTAATTTAAACGAGCCAGAATTTTTACAAGCTGTACACGAAGTAGCAGAGACTGTTATTCCGTTTATTGAAAGCAACCCTAAATATCAAGGGAAGAAATTATTAGAAAGAATGGTAGAACCAGAAAGGACTTTGCTTTTTAGAGTTCCTTGGGTAGATGATAGCGGAGAAACACAAATAAATAGAGGGTATAGAGTGGAGTTTAATTCTGCAATTGGCCCATATAAAGGAGGGTTGCGTTTTCACCCTTCAGTAAACTTATCTATTTTAAAGTTTTTAGGTTTCGAACAAGTATTTAAAAACTCACTAACTACTTTACCAATGGGTGGAGGAAAAGGAGGATCAGATTTTAATCCGAAAGGAAAAACAGACAGAGAGGTAATGGCATTTTGTCAAGCTTTTATGTCAGAATTATTCCGTCATATTGGAGCAAATACAGATGTACCTGCAGGAGATATTGGTGTTGGAGGAAGAGAAATCGGCTTTATGTTCGGTCAATATAAAAAACTACGCAACGAGTTTGTTGGTGTTTTAACAGGAAAAGGTGCAAGTTGGGGCGGTTCTTTAATTAGACCAGAAGCAACAGGTTACGGAGACGTGTATTTTGCACAAAACATGTTAAAAGCTAACGGAGATTCTTTTAAAGGAAAAACGGTAGCAGTTTCAGGTTCTGGAAATGTTGCACAATATGCAACAGAAAAAGCAACCGAATTAGGCGCAAAAGTAGTTACAATGTCAGATTCTTCTGGTTATATTTATGATGAAGACGGAATAGATGCTGAAAAATTAGCATTTGTTATGGACATTAAAAATGTAAGAAGAGGTAGAATTAACGAATACGTAGAAAAGTATACCAACGCAAAATTCTTTGAAGGTGAAAGACCTTGGGGAATAAAATGTGATGTTGCTTTACCATGTGCAACTCAAAATGAGTTAAATGGCGACGAAGCAAAAACATTAATAGAAAATGGGTGTATTTGTGTTGCAGAAGGCGCAAATATGCCTTCTACACCAGAAGCCGTTGAAGTTTTTCAAGAAGCAAAAATTTTATTTGCTCCAGGAAAAGCATCTAATGCTGGTGGAGTTGCGGTTTCTGGTTTAGAAATGAGCCAAAACTCTTTACGTTATAACTGGGAAAGAGAAGAGGTTGATGAGAAATTAAATCAAATAATGAATGATATTCATACTTCTTGTGTTGCCTATGGTAAAGAAACGGGTGGTTACGTAGATTACGTAAAAGGTGCAAATATTGCTGGTTTTGTAAAAGTTGCAGATGCTATGTTAGACCAAGGTGTTGTCTAA
- the pheS gene encoding phenylalanine--tRNA ligase subunit alpha, protein MLDKVKELIGDVQAFKATTKDEVETFRIKYLGSKGLLKELFAEFKNVDAAMRKDFGQALNNLKNSAEGKVAELTETLEGATSDKSFYGDLSRPSEPIELGSRHPISLVRNQIIEVFNRIGFTVSEGPEIEDDWHNFTALNLPEYHPARDMQDTFFIEQDPDILLRTHTSSVQVRYMEENKPPIRTISPGRVFRNEDISARAHCIFHQVEGLYIDTDVSFADLKQTLLYFTKEMFGKSKIRLRPSYFPFTEPSAEVDIYWGLETETDYKITKGTGWLEIMGCGMVDPNVLKNANIDPTKYSGYAFGMGIERIAMLLYQIPDIRMFYENDKRFLDQFKSVI, encoded by the coding sequence ATGTTAGATAAAGTTAAAGAACTTATTGGTGATGTGCAAGCTTTTAAAGCAACAACCAAAGATGAAGTAGAAACATTTAGAATTAAATATTTAGGAAGCAAAGGTTTGCTAAAAGAGCTGTTTGCTGAATTTAAAAATGTAGATGCAGCAATGCGTAAAGATTTTGGACAAGCTTTAAATAACTTAAAAAATTCTGCAGAAGGCAAAGTTGCAGAATTAACAGAGACTTTAGAAGGTGCTACAAGCGATAAGTCTTTTTATGGCGACTTGTCACGTCCTTCAGAACCAATTGAGTTAGGTTCTAGACACCCAATTTCATTAGTAAGAAACCAAATTATTGAGGTTTTTAATAGAATTGGTTTTACCGTTTCTGAGGGTCCAGAAATTGAAGATGATTGGCATAATTTTACTGCATTAAACTTACCAGAATACCATCCTGCAAGAGATATGCAAGACACGTTCTTTATAGAACAAGACCCAGATATTTTATTAAGAACACACACTTCTTCTGTGCAAGTACGTTATATGGAAGAAAATAAACCACCTATAAGAACTATTTCTCCGGGAAGAGTTTTTAGAAATGAAGATATTTCTGCAAGAGCACATTGTATTTTTCATCAAGTAGAAGGTTTATATATAGATACAGATGTTTCTTTTGCCGATTTAAAACAAACACTTTTATACTTTACCAAAGAGATGTTTGGTAAGTCTAAAATTAGATTACGCCCTTCTTATTTTCCGTTTACAGAGCCAAGTGCAGAAGTAGATATTTATTGGGGATTAGAAACGGAAACAGATTATAAAATAACGAAAGGTACAGGTTGGTTAGAAATTATGGGGTGTGGTATGGTAGACCCTAATGTATTAAAAAATGCAAACATCGACCCAACAAAATATTCTGGTTATGCTTTTGGTATGGGAATCGAACGTATTGCCATGTTATTATATCAAATACCAGATATTAGAATGTTTTACGAGAACGATAAACGTTTCTTAGATCAATTTAAATCAGTTATATAA
- a CDS encoding efflux RND transporter periplasmic adaptor subunit, whose protein sequence is MKHHKLSTLLTLSLFLIIASCAKSEKQNTAAVKRPAPSFPVAKMQTKTVTGYQEYPTSIEGVVNSAVRAKVSGYIQKVMVDEGQKVRKGQILFKLETQSLSQDAGAAKARINVAQVEVDKLIPLVEKNIISAVQLETAKANLAQAKANYSSVSANIDYGTIRSQVDGNVGAINYREGALVSPSDPKALTTVSDIGEVYAFFSLNETQYLDFLQNAEGKNLAEKLANFPAINLILANGSMYAEKGKIETSSGQINENTGTVSFRAIFKNPNQLVTNGNSGKIQIPIVHENAIVIPQKSTYEQQGNIMVFKLDKENKVVTSIVKVKATVDNLYVLESGLDLEDQIVVSGVGKLRNGMAISPQVTPFDKAIEPIATLFKN, encoded by the coding sequence ATGAAACATCATAAATTATCAACATTACTAACACTAAGTCTATTTTTAATTATTGCAAGTTGTGCAAAAAGTGAAAAACAAAATACTGCTGCAGTAAAAAGGCCAGCACCTTCCTTTCCGGTAGCTAAAATGCAAACTAAAACGGTAACAGGCTATCAAGAATACCCAACAAGTATAGAAGGAGTGGTAAACAGTGCTGTAAGAGCTAAGGTTTCTGGGTACATTCAAAAAGTAATGGTAGATGAAGGTCAGAAAGTTCGTAAAGGACAAATTTTATTCAAATTAGAAACACAGTCTTTAAGTCAAGATGCTGGTGCCGCAAAAGCACGTATTAATGTAGCTCAGGTAGAAGTAGATAAGTTAATTCCGCTTGTAGAAAAAAATATAATAAGTGCTGTACAATTAGAAACTGCCAAAGCAAATTTAGCACAAGCAAAAGCAAATTACAGCAGTGTTTCTGCAAATATAGATTATGGAACTATAAGAAGCCAAGTAGATGGTAATGTGGGTGCTATTAATTATAGAGAAGGTGCATTGGTAAGCCCAAGTGACCCTAAAGCATTAACGACTGTTAGTGATATTGGTGAAGTGTATGCCTTTTTTAGTTTAAATGAAACGCAGTATTTAGACTTTTTACAAAATGCTGAAGGTAAAAACCTAGCAGAAAAATTAGCAAATTTCCCTGCTATAAACTTAATCTTAGCAAACGGAAGTATGTATGCCGAAAAAGGAAAAATTGAAACAAGTTCTGGGCAAATCAATGAAAACACCGGAACCGTAAGCTTTAGAGCTATTTTTAAGAACCCAAATCAGCTAGTTACAAATGGTAACAGTGGTAAAATTCAAATTCCTATTGTTCATGAAAATGCAATCGTAATTCCGCAGAAATCTACCTATGAACAACAAGGAAATATCATGGTTTTTAAATTAGATAAAGAGAACAAGGTTGTTACTTCTATTGTAAAAGTAAAGGCAACAGTAGACAACTTATACGTTCTTGAATCTGGCTTAGATTTAGAAGATCAAATTGTGGTATCTGGCGTTGGTAAATTAAGAAACGGAATGGCTATTTCACCACAAGTAACACCTTTTGATAAAGCTATTGAGCCTATCGCAACTTTATTTAAAAACTAG
- a CDS encoding efflux RND transporter permease subunit — protein sequence MLKTFIERPVLSTVISIIIVVLGIISISSLPIEEYPDIAPPTIKVVAAYPGANAETVLESVIIPIEEQINGVEGMSYITSTASNTGTAEITVYFDQEMDADIAAVNVQNRVSRANSLLPQEVIQNGVTTQKQETSALMFISMYSENEEYDATFIQNYLKINVIPAVQRISGVGDVSVFSQQDYAMRIWLKPEKLAAYNLIPSDITAALREQNLEAAAGSLGQNNGEAFSYTLTYSGRFKDEKQYGDVIIKALGNGQFLRLNDVAKIELDAQSYSSNAMSLGNPAVFMGIFQTKGSNAREIIENIKVTLESVKKDLPKGLNIFVPYDTSLFLNASIDKVITTLLEAFVLVFLVVFLFLQDFRSTLIPAIAVPVSIIGTFFFLNVFGYSINLLTLFALVLAIGIVVDDAIVVVEAVHAKLDEGEKNAKKATLTAMNEISGAIISITLVMAAVFIPVTFISGPTGVFYEQFGVTLIIAILISAVNALTLSPALCAILLKPHKEDEELKGKSPLKRFYTLFNRGFSATVERYGQSLHFLFKRKWIPALLLVLAVVGIFWTSENTPTGFVPNEDRGIIFANIELPAGASLDRTNAVAKDLYEKINGIDGIVGVNFIKGRSLISGAGSNYGFGIIKLADWGDRKDPSTSVQAITGKLFGVVAGMPEANIIFFSPPSIRGFGNSAGFEVNLLDKFGGEFKELDKVNKEFAMAIMSHPEIKYAQSSFNTNYPQYEMDINVPLAKEKGVPINSIFSTLQGYIGGVYASDFSKFGKQFRVYIQALPDDRATVDDLNSMYVRTSSGEMAPITQFVKLERVYGPQSVTRFNLFNSTTITGATNDGFSTGDAIRVIEEEVAKLPSNYTIAYSGLTREEVSAGNQTLFIFALSILFVYFLLSAQYESYLLPFAVVLSLPFGVFGAYISTYFFGLENNIYFQIALIMLIGLLAKNAILIVEFALQRRKNGESIVDAAIHGAKSRLRPILMTSFAFILGLMPLVLAKGVGSEGNKSIGTGAVGGMLIGTILGVFVIPILFILFQWLQEKVSSKPAVISQQNED from the coding sequence ATGTTAAAAACATTTATTGAAAGACCCGTACTTTCAACCGTAATTTCTATTATAATCGTTGTACTTGGTATTATAAGTATCTCAAGTCTACCGATAGAGGAGTATCCAGATATTGCGCCACCAACAATTAAAGTCGTTGCTGCTTACCCTGGTGCCAATGCAGAAACCGTTTTAGAAAGTGTAATTATTCCTATTGAAGAACAAATTAATGGTGTAGAAGGTATGAGTTATATTACTTCTACAGCATCTAACACAGGTACCGCTGAAATTACCGTTTATTTTGACCAAGAAATGGATGCAGATATTGCTGCAGTAAACGTTCAAAATCGTGTTTCTAGAGCAAATTCATTACTACCACAAGAAGTAATTCAAAATGGAGTAACAACTCAAAAGCAAGAAACAAGTGCATTAATGTTTATATCTATGTATTCTGAAAATGAGGAATACGATGCCACATTTATTCAGAATTACTTAAAAATAAACGTTATTCCTGCCGTACAACGTATTAGTGGTGTTGGAGATGTTAGTGTATTCTCACAACAAGATTATGCAATGCGTATTTGGTTAAAACCAGAAAAATTAGCCGCTTATAATTTAATCCCCTCAGATATTACAGCAGCTTTACGAGAACAAAACTTAGAAGCAGCTGCAGGATCTTTGGGTCAGAATAATGGGGAAGCATTTTCTTATACATTAACCTATAGTGGTCGTTTTAAAGACGAAAAGCAATATGGAGATGTTATTATAAAAGCATTAGGAAATGGACAATTTCTTCGTTTAAATGATGTAGCAAAAATTGAATTAGACGCACAATCATATTCTTCTAATGCGATGAGTTTAGGAAATCCCGCAGTATTTATGGGGATTTTTCAAACCAAAGGTTCAAATGCCAGAGAAATTATTGAAAACATTAAAGTAACTTTAGAGTCAGTTAAAAAAGACCTCCCTAAAGGATTAAATATTTTTGTTCCTTATGACACTAGTTTGTTTTTAAATGCATCTATAGATAAAGTAATAACCACTTTATTAGAGGCTTTTGTATTGGTGTTTTTAGTGGTATTTTTATTCTTACAAGATTTTAGATCTACGTTAATTCCTGCAATTGCAGTACCGGTTTCTATTATTGGTACTTTCTTTTTCTTGAATGTTTTTGGATACTCAATTAACTTGTTAACGCTATTTGCACTAGTGCTCGCCATTGGTATTGTCGTCGATGATGCTATTGTGGTTGTAGAAGCCGTTCACGCTAAGTTAGATGAAGGAGAAAAGAATGCTAAAAAAGCTACATTAACGGCCATGAATGAAATTTCTGGAGCCATTATATCTATTACTTTGGTAATGGCAGCTGTATTTATTCCGGTAACTTTTATCTCTGGACCAACAGGAGTTTTTTATGAGCAATTTGGAGTTACTTTAATTATTGCCATTCTAATTTCTGCTGTAAACGCATTAACTTTAAGTCCGGCTTTATGTGCTATCTTATTAAAACCACATAAAGAAGATGAAGAATTAAAAGGTAAAAGCCCTTTAAAACGTTTTTACACACTTTTCAATCGTGGTTTTAGCGCTACAGTAGAAAGATACGGACAGTCACTTCATTTTTTATTTAAAAGGAAATGGATTCCTGCTCTGTTATTAGTTTTAGCTGTTGTTGGAATTTTCTGGACATCTGAAAACACACCAACAGGTTTTGTACCTAATGAAGATAGAGGAATTATTTTTGCAAATATCGAGTTACCAGCAGGTGCTTCTTTAGATAGAACAAATGCTGTTGCAAAAGATTTATATGAAAAAATAAATGGTATTGATGGTATTGTAGGCGTAAATTTTATTAAAGGTAGAAGTTTAATTAGTGGTGCTGGTAGTAATTACGGTTTCGGAATTATAAAATTAGCAGATTGGGGAGATCGTAAAGATCCATCAACATCTGTGCAAGCGATTACAGGGAAATTATTTGGAGTTGTAGCAGGAATGCCAGAAGCAAATATTATTTTCTTTTCACCACCAAGTATTCGTGGTTTTGGAAACTCTGCAGGTTTTGAGGTGAATTTACTAGATAAATTTGGTGGAGAGTTTAAAGAATTAGATAAAGTGAATAAAGAATTTGCAATGGCTATCATGAGTCATCCAGAAATTAAATATGCACAATCGTCTTTCAACACAAATTATCCACAATACGAAATGGATATTAATGTGCCTTTAGCGAAAGAAAAAGGAGTGCCTATTAATAGTATATTTTCAACATTGCAAGGATATATTGGTGGCGTCTATGCTTCTGATTTTTCTAAATTCGGAAAACAATTTAGAGTGTACATTCAAGCTTTACCAGATGATAGAGCAACTGTAGATGATTTAAATAGCATGTACGTAAGAACAAGTTCTGGTGAAATGGCACCAATTACACAGTTTGTAAAATTAGAGCGTGTATATGGTCCACAATCGGTAACACGTTTCAACTTATTTAACTCTACAACCATAACAGGTGCTACAAACGATGGTTTTAGTACGGGTGATGCCATTAGAGTTATTGAAGAAGAAGTGGCAAAATTACCAAGTAATTACACCATTGCGTATTCTGGTTTAACAAGAGAAGAAGTAAGTGCAGGTAACCAAACACTATTCATTTTTGCGTTGAGTATCTTATTTGTGTATTTCTTATTAAGTGCACAATATGAAAGTTATTTACTACCATTTGCCGTAGTATTATCACTTCCTTTTGGTGTATTCGGAGCGTATATTAGTACGTATTTCTTCGGACTTGAAAACAACATTTATTTCCAAATTGCATTAATTATGCTGATTGGTCTACTCGCCAAAAATGCCATATTAATTGTAGAGTTTGCATTGCAGCGACGTAAAAACGGAGAAAGTATTGTAGATGCTGCTATTCACGGAGCAAAATCACGTTTACGCCCTATTTTAATGACCTCATTTGCATTTATTTTAGGATTGATGCCGTTAGTATTGGCAAAAGGTGTAGGTTCTGAAGGAAACAAATCTATTGGTACAGGTGCTGTTGGAGGAATGTTAATAGGAACCATTTTAGGAGTCTTTGTAATTCCGATTCTATTTATATTATTTCAATGGTTGCAAGAAAAAGTTTCTAGTAAACCAGCAGTTATTTCTCAACAAAATGAAGATTAA
- a CDS encoding PEP/pyruvate-binding domain-containing protein, which translates to MKDNIIDNLKSYAFKEVTFDKLMKKRINQVLIVCSNYDFYMLEEDGRIEERIFNEYTSLNLRYPPNFVHANSARRALKMMNSHKIDIVITWLDIGNYKAFETSKIIKEAFPDVPIAALSHDSSQLRSKLKKGNTGIIDFVFHWNGNVDIFLAIIKLTEDRMNAEVDINGVGVKAILLVEDSLKFYSRYIPLIYKVILKQTQQIMSEGLNEHRKMLLMRGRPKILLATTFEEGMHLFDTYRDNLLGVISDVNYYKDGVRNEEAGFLFLDYVRNYKRYFPFLIQSSDENNEKRALELKGKFLYKHSETLGVDIRNYIVKYFAFGDFEFWDPTQMKVLATVKDLSEFQKAIKIVTEDCLMYHATRSEFSKWLKSRALFPLGDLLSTIEYDDFENSNQIREFLNSAIKLYRIYRSRGVIVKFNKLKYDEFVGFARIGEGALGGKGRGLAFIDSFLKRNNLYNKYEDVSITIPRTVVISTDVFDQFIDTHKLIKFAAECSDDEKILNEFISKDLPEWALEDIKAFLKTTKCPIAVRSSSILEDSNYQPFAGVFSTYMIPDSEIDKKIEMISDAIKSVMASSFFENSKLYLKAISHTIEEDKMAVILQEVTGKQYQDVYYPNISGVARSINFYPIGEERPNEGIANIALGLGEIIVGGGQSLRFSPYHPKKVLQLSSPGSTQRNTQQYFYGLDVDPDSYQASTSEGINKKKVTIRKAEHHGSLKFVASTYDLQNNMIRPGVMHDGIRVITFDNILKYNTFPLPEILKELLRIGQREMRNPIEIEFAVKLDVPSGQPKEFSFLQIRPIVESVETVSKLPKNLDVSDTIIYSESALGNGKYENIFDVVYVKPNTFNSANTRDIAKAVEDINKKFVAADKPYILVGPGRWGSSDSWLGIPVIWSQISAAKIIVESGLEDFRIDPSQGTHFFQNLTSFKVGYLTINPFIKDGFFDVAYLNEQEAVFEDSYLRHISFKTPLTAVVDGANNRAAIFKAGISLKDIYTNEENTDEELPPEGFM; encoded by the coding sequence ATGAAAGATAATATAATAGACAACTTAAAATCGTATGCATTTAAAGAAGTTACTTTCGATAAGTTAATGAAAAAAAGAATTAATCAGGTGTTAATAGTTTGCTCTAACTACGATTTTTACATGCTTGAAGAAGATGGTAGAATCGAGGAACGAATTTTTAATGAATACACCTCATTAAACTTAAGGTATCCTCCAAATTTTGTTCATGCAAACTCTGCAAGAAGAGCTCTAAAAATGATGAACTCTCATAAAATCGACATTGTTATTACTTGGCTAGATATTGGTAATTATAAAGCATTCGAAACGTCGAAAATAATTAAAGAGGCCTTTCCTGATGTGCCAATTGCGGCGTTAAGTCATGACTCGTCACAACTAAGAAGCAAGCTAAAAAAAGGGAACACAGGTATTATAGATTTTGTTTTTCATTGGAATGGAAATGTAGATATATTTTTAGCCATCATAAAATTAACAGAAGACAGAATGAACGCCGAAGTTGATATTAATGGAGTTGGTGTAAAAGCGATTTTATTAGTAGAAGACTCGCTTAAATTCTATTCTAGATATATTCCACTTATTTACAAAGTTATCCTTAAACAAACCCAACAAATAATGTCTGAAGGGTTAAATGAGCATCGAAAAATGCTCTTAATGAGAGGGAGGCCAAAAATTTTATTGGCGACAACTTTTGAAGAAGGAATGCATTTATTCGATACCTATAGAGACAATTTATTAGGCGTAATATCTGATGTTAATTATTATAAAGACGGAGTACGAAATGAAGAAGCAGGATTCTTGTTTTTAGATTATGTTCGAAATTACAAACGTTATTTTCCATTTTTAATTCAATCTTCTGATGAAAATAATGAAAAACGAGCTTTAGAACTTAAAGGAAAATTTTTATATAAACATTCAGAAACATTAGGGGTAGATATAAGAAACTATATTGTAAAATACTTTGCTTTTGGAGACTTCGAATTTTGGGATCCAACGCAAATGAAAGTCTTAGCAACAGTTAAAGATTTAAGTGAATTTCAAAAAGCAATAAAAATTGTTACTGAAGATTGTTTGATGTATCATGCAACAAGAAGCGAGTTTTCTAAATGGTTAAAATCTAGAGCCCTTTTTCCTTTAGGAGATTTACTAAGCACTATAGAGTATGACGATTTTGAAAACAGCAATCAAATAAGAGAGTTTTTAAATAGCGCTATTAAATTATATAGAATCTATAGATCTAGAGGTGTAATTGTAAAATTTAACAAACTTAAATATGATGAATTTGTTGGGTTTGCAAGAATTGGAGAAGGCGCTTTAGGAGGAAAAGGAAGAGGTCTGGCATTTATAGACTCTTTTTTAAAGCGAAATAATTTGTATAATAAATATGAAGATGTAAGTATAACAATACCAAGAACGGTTGTAATAAGTACAGACGTTTTTGATCAATTTATTGATACGCACAAACTAATTAAATTTGCAGCAGAGTGTTCGGATGACGAAAAAATACTAAATGAATTTATTTCAAAAGATTTACCAGAATGGGCTTTAGAAGATATTAAAGCATTTTTAAAAACAACCAAATGTCCAATTGCAGTAAGATCTTCGAGTATTTTAGAAGACTCTAATTACCAGCCTTTTGCAGGGGTTTTTTCAACCTATATGATTCCAGATTCTGAAATCGATAAAAAAATTGAAATGATTTCCGATGCAATAAAATCGGTGATGGCATCCTCTTTTTTCGAAAATAGTAAATTATATTTAAAAGCCATATCGCACACAATAGAAGAAGATAAAATGGCCGTAATTTTACAAGAGGTTACAGGTAAACAATACCAAGACGTGTATTATCCAAATATATCTGGAGTTGCACGTTCTATTAATTTTTATCCCATTGGAGAAGAAAGACCAAACGAAGGAATTGCGAATATTGCTTTAGGTTTAGGGGAAATAATTGTAGGTGGAGGGCAATCTTTACGTTTCTCGCCATATCATCCAAAAAAAGTGTTACAATTATCCTCTCCGGGCTCCACTCAAAGAAACACACAGCAATATTTTTATGGTTTAGATGTAGACCCAGATAGTTATCAAGCATCTACCAGTGAGGGAATCAATAAAAAGAAAGTAACGATTAGAAAAGCCGAACACCATGGTTCTTTAAAGTTTGTAGCATCTACCTATGATTTACAAAACAATATGATTAGACCAGGCGTAATGCATGACGGAATTCGTGTAATTACGTTTGATAATATTTTAAAATACAACACTTTTCCGTTGCCAGAAATTTTAAAAGAATTATTACGAATTGGGCAACGAGAAATGAGAAACCCAATAGAAATAGAGTTTGCCGTAAAGCTAGATGTTCCGTCGGGACAACCAAAAGAATTTAGTTTTTTACAAATAAGGCCTATTGTAGAAAGTGTAGAAACGGTAAGTAAATTGCCTAAAAATTTAGATGTTTCAGACACCATAATTTATTCTGAATCTGCCTTAGGAAATGGGAAATATGAAAACATTTTCGATGTTGTTTATGTAAAACCCAATACGTTTAATTCGGCCAATACAAGAGATATAGCAAAAGCAGTAGAAGATATTAATAAAAAATTTGTAGCAGCAGACAAACCCTACATTTTGGTAGGTCCTGGGCGTTGGGGCTCAAGTGATTCTTGGTTGGGAATTCCAGTAATTTGGTCTCAAATTTCTGCAGCAAAAATAATTGTAGAATCTGGTTTAGAAGATTTTAGAATAGATCCGAGTCAAGGAACACATTTTTTTCAAAATTTGACATCATTTAAAGTGGGGTATTTAACCATAAATCCGTTTATAAAAGATGGTTTTTTTGATGTGGCTTATTTAAATGAACAAGAAGCTGTTTTTGAAGATTCTTATTTACGCCATATTTCTTTTAAAACCCCACTTACAGCTGTTGTTGATGGAGCAAATAACAGGGCAGCAATCTTTAAAGCAGGCATTTCATTGAAAGATATTTATACAAATGAAGAAAATACAGATGAAGAATTACCACCTGAGGGATTTATGTAA